A stretch of Ipomoea triloba cultivar NCNSP0323 chromosome 13, ASM357664v1 DNA encodes these proteins:
- the LOC116000917 gene encoding NADH dehydrogenase (ubiquinone) complex I, assembly factor 6 isoform X1 gives MQTDIHSQRKSWIETSKPQLFIHRRPIVTESPSPLQLYGLRAHSSPVLPPIYAIATANNCVHSDRTEDLMSGASSSGGLRAALSYCVQQVRNYDYHNYLCLLELPPNMRKAAFALCAFNVETSRAMDVSSNPKIGLMRLLWWQEALDKLYANKSIEHPVAQALASVISQNKISKSWLKRSVEARINDARREHTDVPKTVEELERYAEDTASTILYSTLQAGGIRSTVADHAASHIGKANGLLLLLRSLPYHANRNRHHIYIPADVAEKHGLLVHQSGQSEIRLDSHESMCDAVFDMASVANVHLQKARELRGKVPAEARPVLLPAVPAQVMLDSLSRVQFDVFDPRLTRGILGAPPLLFQLKLKWYSWRGTY, from the exons ATGCAAACAGACATCCATTCTCAAAGGAAGTCATGGATTGAAACCTCAAAGCCTCAGCTATTCATCCACCGGCGACCTATCGTCACGGAATCACCGTCGCCACTCCAGCTCTACGGACTCAGAGCTCACTCCTCGCCGGTTCTCCCTCCGATCTACGCCATAGCCACTGCAA ATAACTGTGTGCACAGTGACAGAACTGAGGATTTGATGAGTGGTGCCTCCAGTTCAGGTGGCCTACGGGCTGCTCTCTCCTATTGTGTGCAGCAAGTACGAAATTATGACTATCATAACTACCTTTGCCTTCTTGAACTTCCACCAAATATGAGAAAAGCTGCTTTTGCACTCTGTGCTTTTAATGTAGAGACATCCAGAGCTATGGATGTGTCCTCTAATCCTAAAATTGGTCTTATGCGCCTGTTGTGGTGGCAAGAAGCTCTGGACAAGCTATATGCCAACAAGTCGATTGAGCATCCAGTAGCACAAGCGCTTGCATCGGTgatatctcaaaataaaattagcaaGAGTTGGTTGAAGCGTTCGGTGGAAGCTCGGATTAATGATGCTAGAAGAGAGCACACTGACGTACCAAAAACCGTTGAAGAGTTGGAGCGGTATGCAGAAGACACTGCATCAACTATTCTGTACTCCACACTTCAAGCGGGTGGCATTAGATCGACAGTTGCAGATCATGCAGCATCACATATCGGAAAGGCGAACGGGCTTCTATTGCTGCTAAGGTCATTACCTTACCACGCCAATCGAAACCGCCATCATATTTACATACCTGCTGACGTGGCTGAGAAACATGGATTATTAGTGCATCAAAGTGGTCAGTCAGAGATTCGTTTGGATTCCCATGAGAGCATGTGCGATGCAGTATTTGACATGGCATCTGTCGCTAATGTACATCTGCAGAAAGCTCGTGAATTGAGAGGAAAAGTGCCTGCTGAAGCCCGGCCAGTGCTTCTACCCGCTGTCCCTGCTCAGGTTATGCTGGATTCTCTAAGCCGTGTGCAGTTCGATGTGTTTGATCCAAGATTAACACGAGGAATTTTAGGGGCTCCCCCTCTGCTTTTCCAACTGAAACTGAAATGGTATTCATGGAGGGGAACATACTAA
- the LOC116000917 gene encoding NADH dehydrogenase (ubiquinone) complex I, assembly factor 6 isoform X2, with amino-acid sequence MSGASSSGGLRAALSYCVQQVRNYDYHNYLCLLELPPNMRKAAFALCAFNVETSRAMDVSSNPKIGLMRLLWWQEALDKLYANKSIEHPVAQALASVISQNKISKSWLKRSVEARINDARREHTDVPKTVEELERYAEDTASTILYSTLQAGGIRSTVADHAASHIGKANGLLLLLRSLPYHANRNRHHIYIPADVAEKHGLLVHQSGQSEIRLDSHESMCDAVFDMASVANVHLQKARELRGKVPAEARPVLLPAVPAQVMLDSLSRVQFDVFDPRLTRGILGAPPLLFQLKLKWYSWRGTY; translated from the coding sequence ATGAGTGGTGCCTCCAGTTCAGGTGGCCTACGGGCTGCTCTCTCCTATTGTGTGCAGCAAGTACGAAATTATGACTATCATAACTACCTTTGCCTTCTTGAACTTCCACCAAATATGAGAAAAGCTGCTTTTGCACTCTGTGCTTTTAATGTAGAGACATCCAGAGCTATGGATGTGTCCTCTAATCCTAAAATTGGTCTTATGCGCCTGTTGTGGTGGCAAGAAGCTCTGGACAAGCTATATGCCAACAAGTCGATTGAGCATCCAGTAGCACAAGCGCTTGCATCGGTgatatctcaaaataaaattagcaaGAGTTGGTTGAAGCGTTCGGTGGAAGCTCGGATTAATGATGCTAGAAGAGAGCACACTGACGTACCAAAAACCGTTGAAGAGTTGGAGCGGTATGCAGAAGACACTGCATCAACTATTCTGTACTCCACACTTCAAGCGGGTGGCATTAGATCGACAGTTGCAGATCATGCAGCATCACATATCGGAAAGGCGAACGGGCTTCTATTGCTGCTAAGGTCATTACCTTACCACGCCAATCGAAACCGCCATCATATTTACATACCTGCTGACGTGGCTGAGAAACATGGATTATTAGTGCATCAAAGTGGTCAGTCAGAGATTCGTTTGGATTCCCATGAGAGCATGTGCGATGCAGTATTTGACATGGCATCTGTCGCTAATGTACATCTGCAGAAAGCTCGTGAATTGAGAGGAAAAGTGCCTGCTGAAGCCCGGCCAGTGCTTCTACCCGCTGTCCCTGCTCAGGTTATGCTGGATTCTCTAAGCCGTGTGCAGTTCGATGTGTTTGATCCAAGATTAACACGAGGAATTTTAGGGGCTCCCCCTCTGCTTTTCCAACTGAAACTGAAATGGTATTCATGGAGGGGAACATACTAA
- the LOC116002729 gene encoding auxin-responsive protein SAUR36-like → MRRARGFRIGRKLVGVFTWVIHRRAKPGGSYRLLEPRSSAADGGALSKLRRSLGGLLKRRRPGPGYVRVGQEAAEEKRGVGVPKGHLAVYVGEKEDGAAAAAAARRVVVPVIYFNHPLFADLLREAETVYGFNHPGGIQIPCRISEFENVQSRIAATGGGDGCNFRRRSWRHRIKW, encoded by the coding sequence ATGAGAAGAGCTAGAGGTTTCAGGATTGGGCGGAAGCTGGTCGGGGTTTTCACGTGGGTCATTCACCGGAGGGCGAAGCCGGGCGGCTCTTACCGGCTGCTGGAACCGCGAAGCTCCGCCGCGGACGGAGGAGCGCTTTCTAAGCTGCGGCGGAGCTTGGGGGGTTTGTTGAAACGGCGTCGTCCGGGTCCGGGTTATGTTCGGGTCGGGCAAGAAGCGGCGGAGGAGAAGAGAGGCGTGGGTGTGCCGAAGGGGCACCTGGCGGTGTACGTGGGGGAGAAGGAAGAcggcgcggcggcggcggcggcggcgcgtaGAGTGGTGGTGCCCGTCATCTACTTTAACCATCCGCTGTTCGCGGATTTGTTGCGGGAGGCGGAAACGGTGTACGGGTTCAATCACCCCGGTGGGATCCAGATTCCTTGCCGGATATCGGAGTTTGAGAATGTGCAGTCCAGAATCGCCGCCACGGGCGGTGGTGACGGCTGCAACTTCCGGCGGCGGAGCTGGAGACACAGAATCAAATGGTGA
- the LOC116001136 gene encoding uncharacterized protein LOC116001136, with protein MDQDSGMLSGTSSPAATTRSPEDEDLLQRSTKKTKRPRERIETTDSLSSGNNAQEAQLLADLKSPESAQWRTPVETPNTARGRKEILESFEKEAISEDEEMNEGESDPNCPIIHITKEEKERLRRPWRRTLIIKVLGQKVSYSFLLDRLHKMWKPESSFDLIALDQDYYLAKFESLRDNEFAKYEGPWIILGHYITVQEWRPNFLPRKSKLEKLLVWIRFSALPIEYFDDDFLKKIGKEVGRPIKVDYTTSLASKGKFARICVELDMTKRLLSKFTLAGEVMPIEYEGIHMVCFRCGIFGHKQGQCEGEENKEGENAATQSPRDNPTNTQQPNGSQRKAKQTKAPVHDYTDNYGAWMLVTRKEKGGPRRESRPPGF; from the coding sequence ATGGACCAAGACTCGGGAATGCTCTCTGGAACGAGTTCGCCGGCGGCGACCACCCGGTCACCGGAAGATGAGGATCTTCTCCAACGTAGCACGAAGAAGACGAAAAGACCTAGGGAAAGAATAGAGACAACGGATTCTCTATCATCTGGGAATAACGCCCAAGAAGCGCAACTCTTAGCCGATTTGAAATCACCCGAATCCGCCCAATGGAGGACGCCGGTAGAAACCCCCAATACAGCCCGGGGACGGAAGGAAATCCTGGAAAGCTTTGAGAAAGAAGCGATATCGGAAGACGAGGAGATGAACGAGGGAGAATCCGACCCGAATTGCCCAATCATACATATTACTAAGGAAGAGAAGGAGCGACTACGCCGGCCTTGGCGGCGCACACTCATCATCAAGGTTCTTGGGCAGAAGGTCAGCTATTCCTTTTTATTAGATAGACTTCACAAGATGTGGAAACCAGAATCAAGCTTTGATTTAATAGCATTAGACCAAGATTACTACCTGGCGAAATTTGAATCCTTGCGAGACAATGAGTTCGCCAAATATGAAGGCCCGTGGATCATCTTGGGGCATTACATAACAGTTCAGGAATGGAGACCAAATTTCCTCCCAAGAAAGAGCAAGCTGGAGAAATTGTTAGTATGGATTCGATTCTCGGCACTCCCCATTGAATATTTCGATGATGACTTCTTGAAGAAAATAGGGAAGGAGGTGGGTCGTCCAATTAAGGTGGATTATACGACAAGCCTGGCATCCAAGGGTAAGTTTGCTAGAATCTGTGTAGAACTGGATATGACGAAACGATTACTATCGAAATTTACTCTGGCTGGTGAGGTAATGCCGATTGAGTATGAAGGGATACATATGGTATGTTTTCGCTGCGGCATTTTCGGTCACAAACAGGGACAGTGCGAAGGGGAGGAGAATAAGGAAGGAGAGAATGCGGCCACCCAATCTCCCAGGGATAATCCAACGAACACGCAGCAGCCGAATGGCTCCCAACGGAAGGCAAAACAGACCAAAGCCCCAGTCCACGATTACACAGACAACTATGGGGCTTGGATGCTAGTCACTAGGAAGGAGAAAGGAGGACCAAGGAGGGAGTCTCGGCCACCGGGCTTTTAA